The following proteins are encoded in a genomic region of Pseudomonas saponiphila:
- the hpaI gene encoding 4-hydroxy-2-oxoheptanedioate aldolase, whose product MDMPLNLFKQRLQHSEPQIGLWLGLADGYCAELAANAGFDWLLLDGEHAPNDLRSLLAQLQAIAPYAAQGIIRPPIGDTALIKQLLDIGAQTLLIPMVESAEQARQLVRAMHYPPLGVRGVGSTLARASRWNSIADYLERADEQMCLLVQVENLEGLGNLDEILAVDGVDGVFIGPADLSAAMGHRGNPGHPEVVATIEDAIVRIRRAGKAAGILSADQRLARRCIELGANFVAVGVDTTVLMKGLQSLVGQYKTLDAPTRDGGVY is encoded by the coding sequence ATGGACATGCCGTTGAACCTGTTCAAGCAACGCCTGCAACACAGCGAACCGCAGATCGGCCTGTGGCTGGGGCTGGCGGACGGCTACTGCGCCGAGCTGGCGGCCAATGCCGGTTTCGACTGGCTGCTGCTGGACGGCGAACACGCCCCCAACGACCTGCGCAGCCTGCTGGCGCAGTTGCAGGCCATCGCACCCTACGCAGCCCAGGGCATCATCCGCCCGCCGATCGGCGACACCGCGCTGATCAAGCAACTGCTGGACATCGGCGCCCAGACCCTGCTGATCCCCATGGTCGAAAGCGCCGAGCAGGCGCGCCAGCTGGTGCGCGCCATGCACTATCCGCCGCTGGGGGTACGTGGCGTGGGCAGCACCCTGGCCCGGGCGTCGCGCTGGAACAGCATCGCCGACTACCTGGAGCGGGCCGATGAACAGATGTGCCTGCTGGTGCAGGTCGAGAACCTCGAAGGCCTGGGCAACCTGGATGAGATCCTCGCGGTGGACGGCGTCGATGGCGTGTTCATCGGCCCGGCGGACCTGTCCGCGGCCATGGGCCATCGGGGCAACCCCGGGCACCCCGAGGTGGTGGCGACCATCGAGGACGCCATCGTGCGCATACGCCGGGCGGGCAAGGCCGCGGGGATTCTCAGCGCCGATCAGCGCTTGGCCCGGCGCTGCATCGAACTGGGGGCCAACTTCGTCGCCGTGGGGGTGGATACCACGGTGTTGATGAAGGGCTTGCAGAGCCTGGTCGGGCAGTACAAGACCCTGGATGCCCCCACCCGCGACGGCGGGGTCTACTGA
- a CDS encoding sugar diacid recognition domain-containing protein, whose amino-acid sequence MFELDHDLAQDIVDRAMAILPYNVNVMDSQGLILGSGEPERINTRHEGAQLVLANGRVVEIDEPTARQLKGVQPGINLPLLHDQRLIGVLGITGDPALLRTYAELVRMTAEMLVGQRHQQAEQQWRRQRCDDLLALLLSDGGDSPRLVDEARQMGLKPQLARTPYLFELGLEQAAGQGVETLSSWLMSRYPDSWCVSSSKTSLLWCRPASLSLDNPRLLEKLDAQGWNILRVAVGGQADGLAGLRRCYRRVGDLLAYGRDILPDSRLLTLNRYRLPVMLWRHRNDDALDELLTPLRKVLAKDSNGQLLATLRSWCEHDGQSQACADALGIHRNSLRYRMERIAELSGVDPLRLDGMLALYLGVQLLPHSTAPQDPL is encoded by the coding sequence ATGTTCGAACTCGATCATGACCTGGCGCAGGACATCGTCGACCGCGCGATGGCCATCCTGCCCTACAACGTCAATGTCATGGACAGCCAGGGCCTGATCCTCGGCAGCGGCGAGCCGGAACGCATCAATACTCGGCATGAGGGCGCGCAACTGGTGCTGGCCAACGGCCGGGTGGTGGAGATCGACGAGCCTACCGCGCGCCAGCTCAAGGGCGTGCAACCGGGAATCAACCTGCCGCTGCTGCATGACCAGCGGCTGATCGGGGTGCTGGGCATCACTGGTGATCCGGCCTTGCTGCGTACCTACGCTGAACTGGTGCGCATGACCGCCGAGATGCTGGTGGGCCAGCGTCACCAGCAGGCCGAGCAGCAATGGCGGCGCCAGCGTTGCGACGACTTGCTGGCCCTGCTCCTGAGCGATGGCGGCGACTCGCCGCGGCTGGTGGACGAGGCCCGGCAGATGGGCCTCAAGCCGCAACTGGCGCGCACGCCTTACCTGTTCGAACTGGGCCTGGAGCAGGCCGCGGGGCAGGGCGTCGAAACCCTGAGCAGTTGGCTGATGAGCCGCTACCCGGACAGCTGGTGCGTCAGTTCGTCGAAGACCTCGCTGCTCTGGTGTCGCCCGGCGAGCCTCAGCCTGGACAACCCGCGGCTGCTGGAAAAACTCGACGCCCAGGGCTGGAACATCCTGCGGGTCGCCGTCGGCGGGCAGGCCGATGGCCTGGCTGGCCTGCGCCGCTGCTACCGTCGGGTCGGCGACCTGCTGGCCTACGGCCGCGACATCCTGCCGGACTCGCGGCTGCTGACCCTCAACCGCTACCGCCTGCCGGTGATGCTCTGGCGCCATCGCAACGACGATGCCCTGGACGAATTGCTGACGCCTTTGCGCAAGGTCCTGGCCAAGGACAGCAACGGCCAGCTGCTGGCGACCCTGCGCAGTTGGTGCGAGCACGACGGCCAGAGCCAGGCTTGCGCCGACGCCCTGGGTATCCATCGCAACAGCCTGCGCTACCGCATGGAGCGCATCGCCGAGCTTAGCGGCGTCGACCCCTTGCGCCTGGACGGCATGCTGGCGCTTTATCTGGGGGTGCAATTGCTGCCCCATAGCACGGCTCCACAGGACCCCCTGTAA
- a CDS encoding glycerate kinase, with translation MKIIIAPDSFKDSLSAAGVAQAIAQGLAEVWPDAELRQCPMADGGEGTVESILAACDGQLRRHPVQGPLGATVEARWGWLPQSHTAIIEMAEASGLQLLALDQRDACNSSTFGTGELILAALDAGAQRIILAIGGSATNDGGAGALQALGVKLLDQQGRMLPRGGLALADLAAIELDSLDPRLARVRFEIAADVNNPLCGEQGASAIFGPQKGASAQQVQQLDQALGHFAQRCAEVLAKDVRDEPGSGAAGGLGFAAKAFLGAQFRPGVEVVAELVGLEQAIQGADLVITGEGRFDAQTLRGKTPFGVARIARAQGVPVIVLAGTLGEGYQQMYAHGVDAAFALTSGPMSLEQACREAPRLLRERATDIARLWRLGNPHR, from the coding sequence ATGAAGATCATCATCGCCCCCGACTCGTTCAAGGACAGCCTGAGTGCCGCAGGCGTGGCCCAGGCCATTGCCCAGGGTCTGGCCGAGGTCTGGCCCGACGCCGAACTGCGTCAGTGCCCGATGGCTGACGGTGGCGAGGGCACGGTGGAATCGATTCTCGCCGCCTGTGACGGGCAACTGCGCCGCCATCCGGTCCAGGGGCCGCTGGGGGCGACGGTCGAAGCGCGCTGGGGCTGGTTGCCCCAGAGTCACACCGCGATCATCGAAATGGCCGAGGCCAGCGGCCTGCAATTGCTGGCGCTGGACCAGCGCGATGCCTGCAACAGCAGCACCTTCGGGACGGGGGAATTGATCCTGGCCGCGCTGGATGCTGGCGCCCAACGCATCATCCTGGCCATCGGCGGCAGCGCCACCAACGACGGCGGTGCCGGGGCCCTGCAGGCCCTGGGCGTGAAGTTGCTGGATCAGCAGGGGCGGATGCTGCCCCGTGGCGGCCTGGCCCTGGCCGACCTCGCCGCCATCGAGCTGGACAGCCTGGACCCGCGCCTGGCCCGGGTGCGTTTTGAAATCGCCGCCGACGTCAACAACCCGCTGTGCGGCGAACAGGGCGCATCAGCGATCTTCGGCCCGCAGAAAGGCGCATCAGCGCAGCAGGTGCAGCAGTTGGACCAGGCCCTGGGGCATTTTGCCCAGCGCTGCGCCGAGGTGCTGGCCAAGGACGTGCGTGACGAACCCGGCAGCGGTGCGGCTGGCGGCCTGGGGTTTGCCGCCAAGGCCTTTCTGGGCGCGCAGTTTCGCCCGGGCGTGGAAGTGGTGGCGGAACTGGTGGGCCTGGAACAGGCCATACAGGGCGCCGATCTGGTGATCACCGGCGAAGGGCGTTTCGACGCCCAGACCTTGCGCGGCAAGACCCCGTTCGGTGTGGCGCGGATCGCCCGGGCGCAGGGCGTTCCGGTGATCGTGCTGGCCGGCACCCTGGGCGAGGGTTACCAGCAGATGTACGCCCACGGCGTGGACGCGGCCTTCGCCTTGACCAGCGGCCCCATGAGCCTGGAGCAGGCCTGCCGCGAAGCTCCGCGCCTGCTGCGCGAACGCGCGACCGACATCGCCCGCCTCTGGCGCCTGGGCAATCCCCACCGCTAA
- a CDS encoding fumarylacetoacetate hydrolase family protein: MKHARIRYQGQVHDARVTGPNTLQLEDGRTLAEDQVQWLPPAAGTMFALGLNYADHAAELAFTPPTEPLVFIKSPGTYTGHNQVTWRPDNVAYMHYECELVAVIGKTARNVKREDALEYVAGYTLCNDYAIRDYLENYYRPNLRVKNRDATTPVGPWIIDAAEVPEPNRLTLRTWVNGELRQQGSTADMIFDVPYLIEYLSGFMTLQPGDMIATGTPEGLSDVVPGDEVVVEIEGIGRLANRIVSESEFFAQHAHTQPTTAAKEHA, translated from the coding sequence ATGAAACACGCGCGCATCCGTTATCAGGGCCAGGTCCACGACGCTCGGGTCACCGGCCCCAACACCCTGCAACTGGAAGACGGCCGGACCCTGGCCGAGGATCAGGTGCAGTGGCTGCCACCGGCCGCCGGGACAATGTTCGCCCTGGGCCTGAACTACGCCGACCACGCCGCCGAACTGGCCTTCACGCCGCCCACCGAGCCTTTGGTGTTCATCAAGTCGCCGGGCACCTACACCGGCCACAACCAGGTGACCTGGCGCCCGGACAACGTCGCCTACATGCACTACGAGTGCGAGCTGGTAGCGGTGATCGGCAAGACCGCGCGCAACGTCAAGCGCGAGGACGCCCTGGAATATGTGGCCGGCTACACCCTGTGCAACGACTACGCGATCCGCGACTACCTGGAGAACTACTACCGGCCCAACCTGCGGGTGAAGAACCGCGACGCCACCACCCCGGTGGGCCCGTGGATCATCGACGCCGCCGAGGTGCCCGAGCCTAACCGGCTGACCCTGCGCACCTGGGTCAACGGCGAGCTGCGCCAGCAAGGCAGCACCGCCGACATGATTTTCGATGTCCCCTACCTGATCGAGTACCTGTCCGGCTTCATGACCCTGCAACCGGGCGACATGATCGCCACCGGCACCCCCGAAGGCCTGTCCGACGTGGTGCCCGGCGATGAGGTGGTGGTGGAGATCGAAGGCATCGGCCGGCTGGCCAACCGCATCGTCAGCGAAAGCGAATTCTTCGCCCAGCACGCCCATACACAACCCACCACCGCGGCCAAGGAGCACGCATAA
- the hpaD gene encoding 3,4-dihydroxyphenylacetate 2,3-dioxygenase, which produces MGEVVMAAKVCHVPSMYLSELPGKHHGCREAAIAGHKEIARRARALGADTAVVFDVHWLVNSGYHINCGEAFNGTYTSNELPHFIKNMTYDYQGCPELGELIAAEANAADVRTLAHNIPSLELEYGTLVPMRYMHMDVPAAEHFKVVSIAAWCAWHKLEDSFTFGAAVRRAIEKSERKVLVLASGSLSHRFSNDREAEANIHNWTREFDKQVDQRVVELWQQGRFREFCAMLPDYASSCHGEGGMHDTAMLLGLLGGPDYNRPAEIVTPLFGSSGTGQINAIF; this is translated from the coding sequence ATGGGCGAAGTCGTCATGGCCGCCAAGGTCTGCCACGTTCCCTCGATGTACCTGTCCGAACTGCCGGGCAAGCACCACGGCTGCCGCGAGGCGGCCATTGCCGGGCACAAGGAAATCGCTCGCCGCGCCCGGGCCCTGGGGGCCGACACCGCGGTGGTGTTCGATGTGCACTGGCTGGTCAACAGCGGTTACCACATCAACTGTGGTGAAGCCTTCAACGGCACCTACACCAGCAACGAGCTGCCGCACTTCATCAAGAACATGACCTACGACTACCAGGGCTGCCCGGAGCTGGGGGAACTGATCGCCGCCGAGGCCAACGCCGCCGACGTGCGCACCCTGGCCCACAATATCCCCAGCCTGGAGCTGGAATACGGCACCCTGGTGCCCATGCGCTACATGCACATGGACGTGCCCGCCGCCGAGCACTTCAAGGTGGTGTCGATCGCCGCCTGGTGCGCCTGGCACAAGCTGGAAGACAGCTTCACCTTCGGCGCCGCGGTGCGCCGCGCCATCGAGAAAAGCGAGCGCAAGGTCCTGGTGCTGGCGTCCGGCTCGCTGTCCCACCGTTTCTCCAACGACCGCGAAGCCGAGGCCAACATCCACAACTGGACCCGGGAATTCGACAAGCAGGTAGACCAGCGGGTGGTGGAACTGTGGCAGCAGGGACGCTTTCGCGAGTTCTGCGCCATGCTCCCGGACTACGCCAGCAGCTGCCATGGCGAGGGCGGCATGCATGACACGGCCATGCTCCTGGGGCTGTTGGGCGGGCCTGACTACAACCGCCCGGCCGAGATCGTCACGCCGCTGTTCGGCAGCTCCGGCACCGGCCAGATCAACGCCATCTTCTAG
- a CDS encoding MFS transporter translates to MSQSAAVPLAQADDKNAVYKRITLRLIPFIFVCYLFNYLDRVNVGFAKLQMLDALKFSETVYGLGAGIFFIGYVLCGVPSNLALNRFGPRRWIALMMITWGTLSTCLLFVTTPTQFYTLRLFTGAAEAGFFPGVVLYLSQWFPTFRRGRIMALFMSAIPVSGLLGSPFSGWILNHFAAGQGGLAGWQWMFLLQGIPTVVLGALAFFLLSDSFAHAQWLTPAERAVLAADQASDAANQPKTASDSLAAVFKNPAIWAFGLIYFCIQSGVYAINFWLPSIIKNLGFADNLVIGWLSAIPYLLAALFMLLVGRSADLRKERRWHLVVPMLMGAAGLLIAVNFAANPALAIFGLTLATMGALTGLPMFWPVPTALLSAGAAAGGLALINSMGQMAGFLSPYLVGWVKDSTGSTDAALYLLAAVIVGGSLLALRMTRTLNR, encoded by the coding sequence ATGTCACAGAGCGCCGCTGTCCCACTGGCCCAGGCTGACGACAAGAACGCCGTCTACAAGCGCATCACCCTGCGCCTGATCCCCTTCATCTTCGTCTGCTACCTGTTCAACTACCTCGACCGGGTCAACGTCGGCTTTGCCAAGCTGCAGATGCTCGACGCCCTGAAATTCAGCGAAACGGTCTACGGCCTGGGGGCCGGGATCTTCTTCATCGGCTACGTGCTGTGCGGCGTGCCGAGCAACCTGGCGCTGAACCGGTTCGGCCCGCGGCGCTGGATCGCGCTGATGATGATCACCTGGGGCACCTTGTCCACCTGCCTGCTGTTCGTCACCACGCCGACCCAGTTCTACACCCTGCGCCTGTTCACCGGGGCCGCCGAAGCCGGCTTCTTCCCCGGGGTGGTGTTGTACCTCTCGCAGTGGTTCCCGACCTTCCGCCGGGGCCGGATCATGGCCCTGTTCATGTCGGCGATCCCGGTGTCCGGCTTGCTCGGCAGTCCGTTCTCCGGCTGGATCCTCAACCATTTCGCCGCCGGGCAAGGCGGTCTTGCCGGCTGGCAGTGGATGTTCCTGCTGCAGGGCATTCCCACGGTGGTCCTGGGCGCCCTGGCGTTTTTCCTGCTCAGCGACAGCTTCGCCCACGCCCAGTGGCTGACACCCGCTGAACGCGCAGTGCTGGCCGCCGACCAGGCCAGCGACGCCGCCAACCAGCCGAAAACCGCCAGCGACTCCCTGGCCGCGGTGTTCAAGAACCCGGCGATCTGGGCCTTCGGCCTGATCTACTTCTGCATCCAGAGCGGGGTCTACGCGATCAACTTCTGGCTGCCGTCGATCATCAAGAACCTGGGTTTTGCCGACAATCTGGTGATCGGCTGGCTGAGCGCCATTCCCTACCTGCTGGCGGCGCTGTTCATGCTGCTGGTGGGGCGCTCGGCGGACTTGCGCAAGGAGCGCCGCTGGCACCTAGTCGTACCGATGCTGATGGGCGCCGCAGGCCTGCTGATCGCGGTGAACTTCGCCGCCAACCCAGCCCTGGCCATCTTCGGCCTGACCCTCGCCACCATGGGCGCCCTCACCGGCCTGCCGATGTTCTGGCCGGTGCCCACCGCCCTGCTCAGTGCCGGCGCGGCGGCCGGAGGCCTGGCGTTGATCAACTCCATGGGGCAGATGGCCGGCTTTCTCAGCCCCTACCTGGTCGGCTGGGTCAAGGACAGCACCGGTTCCACCGACGCGGCGCTGTACCTGCTGGCGGCGGTGATTGTCGGCGGTAGCCTGCTGGCGCTGCGCATGACCCGCACCCTCAACCGCTGA
- a CDS encoding MFS transporter, which yields MSHPAIAEAPVAEVNDCYRKITWRLMPLLFVCYIFAHLDRINIGFAKLQMTQDLGFSDSVYGLGAGLFFVAYALFGVPSNLALERVGPRRWIALLMLVWGLLSSALMLVDSAWGFYVLRFLLGVAEAGFFPGILVLLNRWFPASRRGQVTALFAIAVPMAGVIGGPLSGWILESFHDFGGLRGWQWMFLIEGLPVVLLGLVVLKALPESIERVDWLSPAQKTRLLQALQQEEQRKSITRFSGILRERHVWLLVCIYFAVMLAVNTIAFWMPTLIHHAGIARDSNVGLLSALPYLAGCLFMLGIGRSSDRLRERRWHLAIPLLMSSLGLILTGLAPSDPWLVMFGLLVAGMGASAALPMFWQLPPAFLASSTQAAGIALISSFGSVAAFLAPYLIGVVRDATQSASLALYALALLIALGAWLVLRVPAHIVNPREK from the coding sequence ATGTCCCATCCCGCAATCGCCGAAGCTCCTGTGGCCGAGGTCAACGACTGCTATCGCAAGATCACCTGGCGGCTGATGCCGCTGCTGTTCGTCTGCTATATCTTCGCCCACCTGGACCGCATCAATATCGGCTTCGCCAAGCTGCAGATGACCCAGGACCTGGGCTTCAGCGACAGCGTCTACGGCCTCGGCGCCGGGCTGTTCTTCGTTGCCTATGCGCTGTTCGGGGTGCCCAGCAACCTGGCCCTGGAGCGGGTCGGACCGCGGCGCTGGATCGCCCTGCTGATGCTGGTCTGGGGCCTGCTGTCCAGCGCCCTGATGCTGGTGGACAGCGCCTGGGGCTTCTACGTGCTGCGCTTTCTGCTGGGGGTCGCCGAGGCGGGGTTCTTCCCCGGCATCCTGGTGCTGCTCAACCGCTGGTTCCCGGCCAGCCGCCGGGGGCAGGTCACCGCGCTGTTCGCCATCGCCGTGCCCATGGCCGGGGTGATTGGCGGGCCCCTGTCGGGGTGGATCCTGGAAAGCTTCCACGACTTCGGTGGCCTGCGCGGCTGGCAGTGGATGTTCCTCATCGAAGGCCTGCCGGTGGTGCTGCTGGGGCTGGTGGTGCTCAAGGCCCTGCCGGAAAGCATCGAACGAGTGGACTGGCTGAGCCCGGCGCAGAAAACCCGGCTGCTGCAGGCGCTGCAGCAGGAAGAACAGCGCAAATCGATCACCCGCTTCAGCGGCATCCTCAGGGAGCGCCATGTCTGGTTGCTGGTGTGCATCTACTTCGCGGTGATGCTGGCGGTGAACACCATCGCCTTCTGGATGCCGACCCTGATCCATCACGCCGGCATCGCCCGGGACAGCAATGTCGGCCTGCTCAGTGCCCTGCCCTACCTGGCCGGCTGCCTGTTCATGCTGGGCATCGGCCGCTCCTCGGACCGCCTGCGCGAGCGCCGCTGGCATCTGGCGATACCGCTGCTGATGTCCAGCCTCGGCCTGATCCTCACCGGGCTGGCCCCAAGCGATCCGTGGCTGGTGATGTTCGGCCTGCTGGTGGCGGGCATGGGCGCCAGTGCCGCGCTGCCGATGTTCTGGCAACTGCCGCCGGCCTTTCTGGCCAGCAGCACCCAGGCCGCGGGCATTGCCCTGATCAGTTCCTTCGGCAGTGTCGCCGCCTTCCTCGCGCCCTACCTGATCGGCGTGGTACGCGACGCCACCCAGAGCGCCAGCCTGGCCCTCTACGCCCTGGCCCTGCTGATCGCCCTCGGCGCCTGGCTGGTGCTGCGGGTGCCGGCCCATATCGTCAACCCTCGGGAGAAATAA
- a CDS encoding 5-carboxymethyl-2-hydroxymuconate Delta-isomerase, whose product MPHFIAEYTDNIEQAADLPGLFAKVHDYLDATGEFPLGGIRSRGVRLDTWRMADGKHDYAFVHMRLQVGAGRDLAIRRKVAKGLFEIITAHFAALQAQRLLALSFEMSELDAELNFKLNNVHQFLHGQG is encoded by the coding sequence GTGCCGCATTTCATCGCTGAATACACCGACAACATCGAACAGGCCGCCGATCTGCCCGGGCTGTTCGCCAAGGTTCATGACTACCTGGACGCCACTGGCGAGTTTCCCCTGGGCGGCATTCGCAGCCGCGGGGTGCGCCTGGACACCTGGCGCATGGCCGACGGCAAGCATGACTACGCCTTCGTCCATATGCGCCTGCAAGTGGGCGCCGGGCGCGACCTGGCCATCCGCCGCAAAGTCGCCAAGGGCCTGTTCGAGATCATCACCGCGCACTTCGCTGCGCTGCAGGCGCAGCGCTTGCTGGCGCTGTCGTTCGAGATGAGCGAGCTGGATGCCGAGTTGAACTTCAAGCTCAACAACGTGCATCAGTTTCTGCACGGACAGGGCTGA
- the hpaH gene encoding 2-oxo-hept-4-ene-1,7-dioate hydratase encodes MLSPSDIQEAAARLNAAERSREQIGQLSLQYPDISIEDAYAIQRSWVQQKIRDGRKLVGHKIGLTSRAMQVSSNITEPDFGALLDDMLFDEGTDIPFQRFIVPRVEVELAFILGKPLKGPHCTLFDVLDATDWVIPALEIIDARIQQLDPQTQATRKVFDTISDNAANAGVVMGGRAVRPGDVDLRKVPAVLYRNGVIEESGVSAAVLNHPAKGVAWLANKLAAHDVGLEAGQIILGGSFTRPVAARPGDVFHVDYDQLGSIACRFV; translated from the coding sequence ATGCTCAGCCCCTCGGATATCCAAGAGGCCGCCGCGCGCCTCAATGCCGCCGAACGCAGCCGCGAACAGATCGGCCAGTTGTCCCTGCAATACCCCGACATCAGCATCGAGGATGCCTACGCCATCCAGCGCAGTTGGGTGCAGCAAAAGATCCGCGACGGCCGCAAGCTGGTGGGCCACAAGATCGGCCTGACCTCGCGGGCGATGCAGGTGTCGTCGAATATCACCGAGCCGGATTTCGGCGCTCTGCTGGACGACATGCTGTTCGATGAAGGCACGGACATTCCCTTCCAGCGCTTTATCGTGCCGCGGGTCGAGGTTGAGCTGGCGTTCATCCTCGGCAAGCCGTTGAAAGGCCCCCACTGCACCCTGTTCGATGTGCTGGACGCCACCGACTGGGTGATCCCGGCCCTGGAAATCATCGACGCGCGCATCCAGCAGCTGGACCCGCAGACCCAGGCCACGCGCAAGGTGTTCGACACCATTTCCGACAACGCCGCCAACGCCGGGGTAGTGATGGGCGGCCGCGCTGTGCGCCCGGGGGATGTGGACCTGCGCAAGGTGCCGGCGGTGCTCTACCGCAACGGCGTGATCGAGGAATCCGGGGTGTCCGCCGCGGTGCTCAATCACCCGGCCAAGGGCGTGGCCTGGCTGGCCAACAAGCTGGCGGCCCATGACGTCGGCCTGGAGGCCGGGCAGATCATTCTCGGCGGCTCCTTTACCCGCCCGGTGGCCGCTCGTCCCGGGGATGTTTTCCATGTGGACTACGATCAGTTGGGCAGCATTGCCTGCCGTTTTGTCTGA
- the hpaE gene encoding 5-carboxymethyl-2-hydroxymuconate semialdehyde dehydrogenase, whose amino-acid sequence MIKHWINGREVESREVFTNYNPATGEAIGEVASGGAEEIAQAVAAAKDAFPKWANTPASVRARLMRRLGALIEENVPRLAELETLDTGLPIHQTRNVLIPRASHNFDFFAEVCTRMDGHSYPVDDQMLNYTLYQPVGVCALVSPWNVPFMTATWKTAPCLALGNTAVLKMSELSPLTANELGRLALEAGIPAGVLNIVQGYGATAGDALVRHPDVRAISFTGGTATGKKIMQTAGLKKYSMELGGKSPVLIFEDADLERALDAALFTIFSLNGERCTAGSRIFIQESVYPQFVKAFAERAKRLIVGDPQDPKTQVGSMITQAHYDKVTGYIRIGLEEGATLLAGGLERPANLPAHLARGQFIQPTVFADVDNRMRIAQEEIFGPVVCLIPFKDEAQALQLANDTEYGLASYIWTQDIGKAHRLARGIEAGMVFINSQNVRDLRQPFGGVKGSGTGREGGEYSFEVFAEIKNVCLSMGSHPIPRWGV is encoded by the coding sequence ATGATCAAGCACTGGATCAACGGCCGCGAAGTCGAAAGCCGTGAAGTGTTCACCAACTACAACCCCGCCACCGGTGAAGCCATTGGCGAGGTGGCCAGCGGCGGCGCCGAGGAAATCGCCCAGGCGGTGGCGGCGGCCAAGGACGCCTTCCCGAAATGGGCCAATACCCCGGCATCGGTGCGCGCCCGGCTGATGCGCCGCCTGGGCGCGCTGATCGAGGAAAACGTGCCGCGCCTGGCGGAGCTGGAAACCCTGGACACCGGCCTGCCGATCCACCAGACCCGCAACGTGCTGATTCCCCGGGCCTCGCACAACTTCGATTTCTTCGCCGAGGTCTGCACCCGCATGGATGGCCACAGCTATCCGGTGGACGACCAGATGCTCAACTACACCCTGTACCAGCCGGTGGGCGTCTGCGCCCTGGTGTCGCCGTGGAACGTGCCGTTCATGACCGCCACCTGGAAGACCGCGCCGTGCCTGGCCCTGGGCAACACCGCAGTGCTGAAGATGAGCGAACTGTCACCGCTGACCGCCAATGAGCTGGGCCGGCTGGCGCTGGAGGCCGGGATTCCCGCCGGGGTGCTGAACATCGTCCAGGGCTACGGCGCCACCGCCGGCGATGCCCTGGTGCGCCACCCGGACGTGCGGGCGATTTCCTTCACCGGTGGCACCGCCACCGGCAAGAAGATCATGCAGACCGCCGGCCTGAAGAAGTACTCCATGGAGCTGGGCGGCAAGTCGCCGGTGCTGATCTTCGAGGACGCCGACCTGGAGCGGGCCCTGGACGCCGCGCTGTTCACCATCTTTTCCCTGAACGGCGAACGCTGCACCGCCGGCAGCCGGATCTTCATCCAGGAAAGCGTCTACCCGCAGTTCGTCAAGGCATTCGCCGAACGCGCCAAGCGTCTGATCGTCGGTGACCCGCAAGACCCCAAGACCCAGGTCGGCTCGATGATCACCCAGGCCCACTACGACAAGGTCACCGGCTACATCCGCATCGGCCTGGAAGAAGGCGCGACCCTGCTGGCCGGTGGTCTGGAACGCCCGGCCAACCTGCCGGCGCACCTGGCTCGCGGGCAGTTCATCCAGCCCACGGTGTTCGCCGACGTCGACAACCGGATGCGCATCGCCCAGGAGGAGATCTTCGGCCCGGTGGTGTGCCTGATCCCGTTCAAGGACGAGGCCCAGGCCCTGCAACTGGCCAACGACACCGAGTACGGCCTGGCCTCCTACATCTGGACCCAGGACATCGGCAAGGCCCATCGCCTGGCCCGGGGCATCGAGGCTGGGATGGTGTTCATCAACAGCCAGAACGTGCGCGACCTGCGCCAGCCCTTCGGCGGTGTCAAAGGCTCGGGCACCGGCCGTGAAGGCGGCGAGTACAGCTTCGAGGTGTTTGCCGAGATCAAGAACGTCTGCCTTTCCATGGGCAGTCACCCCATCCCGCGCTGGGGCGTGTAA